In one window of Falco cherrug isolate bFalChe1 chromosome 10, bFalChe1.pri, whole genome shotgun sequence DNA:
- the NCOA6 gene encoding nuclear receptor coactivator 6 isoform X1, with protein MVLDDLPNLKDTYAPLYSSTMEDLEVDFDSGLEEDELKQKAAPEDSTIFVAFKGNIGDRDFEQKLEIILENVPGLLHMESNQLKLQKIEPWNSVRVTFNIPREAAERLRILAQNNNQQLRDLGILSVQIEGEGAINLALAQNRSQDVRINGPLGASNSMRMETGFPMQGGQGLIRMSNAAAVMMSQSGSVPSSMVASGASTELQPRTPRPSSQPDAMDPLLSGLNIQQQNHPPGSLAPQLHSMQSVPVNRQMNSANFQQLQQQTQLQTRPPQPHQQPQQGIRPSFTSPAQVPVPPGWNQLPSGAIQPPPTQGALGTLTVNQGWKKAPLPGQMQQQLQARPPLATVQTPTHPPPPYPFGSQQASQAHSNFPQMSNPGQFTAPQMKSLQGGPSRVPTPLQQPHLTSKSPASSPSSFQQGSPASSPTVNQTQQQMGPRPPQSSTLPQGFQQPVSSPSRNPMVQQGNVPPNFMVMQQQNQGPQGLHPGLGGMPKRLPPGFPAGQANQSFMQGQVPSTAPGTPVSSGAPQLQTSQNVQHTGGQGSGPPQNQMQAPHGPPNMMQTNLMGLHGNMNNQQAGASGVPQVNMGNIQGQPQQGPQSQLMGMHQQIVSSQGQMVNIQAQGSLNPQNQMILSRTQLMPQGQMMVTPQNQNLGPSPQRMTPPKQMIPQQGQQMMSTHSQMMGPQGQVLLQQNSMMEQMMTTQMQGNKQPFSTQNQSNVMTGPAQLMRGPTPNMQGNMVQFTGQMMAQQGPVNGNPSQVMGIQGQVLRPTGPGPHISQQLGDTTTTTSNDVNLTQMLPDVSVQQPNMVPSHMQAMQGNNNASGSHFSGHGLPFSTGFSGTPNGNQISCGQNPVFPVNKDVTLTSPLLVNLLQSDISAGHFGVNNKQNNQNANKPKKKKPPRKKKNNQQLEQTASSEPRPAGLEESDQSSMSGEQGVNLDNSGPKLSDFASRPPGYPSQAVEQRPLQQMPPQLMPHTQQPQQQLQQPQPPPQQAQAPPQTPQQQQMMMMLMMQQDPKSVRLPVPQGVHPPRGPLNPDAQRMPLQQSGNIPVMVNLQGPGSVPPSPDKQRISLPGNPPLGNNARKMVYQDNVQNPSSSPLGEVSSVSSLPEGGGAEGPPASGAQNNLTSHLVVSQNQLMMTGPKPGPSPLSTAQGASPQQQSNSLPSTLTHHFPNVATPSQTSRPKTPNRASPRPYYPQTPNNRPPSTEPSEISLSPERLNASIAGLFPPQINIPLPPRPNINRGFDQQGLNPTTLKAIGQAPSNLTINNQSSFAAPQPHKLEGVVVNSAKQTNTGGTKRASPSNSRRSSPGSSRKTTPSPGRQNSKAAKLSLTAQQNPSLLQNMELQRNMMAGPSSLSTPVTTSFQNNMLSNQNPAISAPAMTGIPEDNKESLSMPQDNECQSVQGVQGNKDQPGIELKGIPAPEMKMLVPEEQSKKDGQASETSKLPVLEESKSMVSPAMREAPTSLSQLLDNSGAPNVTIKPPGLEMAPIVTTGEELKKVAVIPPMQDSSSSKEPSNSLSLPQNNEPCSNPGHQELGEINSNAAQSVPPVMQRPVSSSSISGPLPPNQITVFVTSNPITSSANTSTPLPSHLQPALVSTVVTMPNVGNKVMVSEGQSAAQSNARPQFITPVFINSSSLIQVMKGSQSSTIPAAPMTSNSSLMPQSVAVVGPLHIPQNIKFSSGPAPPSTSSSSPVSSIPTSRPLVLNPLASPIQLPSPAATSSSAPLHLPAQQVKDFSPEETSQSGGSGDQCSVTAAQPGPVVSPLLTSSPGSGNRRSPVSSSKGKGKVDKIGQLLLTKACKKVTGSLEKGEEQYAMDGEVEGQGLETLVPNSLGTEQSPAELDNKTVTPPAPSVTKQSTSGPGSSSVSTMTAAPASASPSVAASTPPASMLSAGTPPAMPDLAPMAPSSNGSNHGGLPAEQTGGGVLEEKAGAHQEVLQSAASSQHLTQKKSSVATSESTVQRTELETNAPVVAGQSNEAKENCEKSKTSNRRNSRTEDSAASQETVENGQRKRSSRPASASSTAKETSASAMQSKRRKSK; from the exons GGGAAGGTGCTATCAATTTAGCTTTAGCTCAAAACAGAAGCCAAGATGTCCGGATCAACGGGCCCCTGGGAGCGAGCAACTCCATGCGAATGGAAACAGGGTTTCCCATGCAAGGGGGACAAG gTTTAATAAGAATGAGCAACGCTGCAGCTGTCATGATGTCCCAGAGTGGAAGTGTGCCCTCCTCTATGGTGGCAAGTGGTGCTAGTACTGAGCTGCAGCCAAGAACACCTCGGCCTTCCTCACAGCCAG ATGCAATGGACCCACTTTTATCTGGGCTAAATATCCAGCAGCAAAATCATCCACCTGGATCTTTAGCTCCCCAGCTCCATTCAATGCAGTCAGTTCCTGTAAACAGGCAGATGAACTCAGCCAACTTTcagcagctacagcagcagACGCAGTTGCAGACACGTCCTCCCCAGCCAcatcagcagccacagcagggtATTCGACCTTCATTTACTTCACCAGCACAAGTTCCAGTTCCCCCTGGCTGGAACCAGCTTCCTTCTGGAGCAATTCAGCCTCCTCCAACCCAGGGAGCGTTGGGTACATTGACAGTAAACCAGGGTTGGAAAAAGGCCCCATTGCCTGGACAAATGCAGCAGCAACTTCAAGCAAGACCACCTCTAGCAACAGTACAAACTCCTACTCATCCTCCACCTCCATATCCTTTTGGAAGCCAGCAAGCTTCCCAGGCTCACTCAAACTTTCCCCAAATGAGCAATCCTGGCCAGTTTACTGCTCCTCAAATGAAAAGCCTTCAGGGGGGGCCCTCACGGGTTCCTACACCACTACAACAACCCCACCTGACCAGCAAGTCTCctgcttcctctccctcctccttccagcaGGGATCTCCTGCATCATCTCCAACAGTTAACCAGACGCAGCAGCAGATGGGACCAAGGCCTCCCCAGAGTAGCACACTTCCCCAGGGATTTCAGCAGCCTGTTAGTTCTCCTAGTCGTAATCCTATGGTGCAACAGGGGAATGTACCCCCCAACTTCATGGTgatgcagcagcaaaaccaaggtCCACAAGGTTTACATCCTGGTTTAGGAG GAATGCCTAAGCGCCTCCCCCCAGGGTTCCCTGCAGGCCAGGCTAACCAGAGCTTCATGCAAGGTCAGGTGCCTTCCACAGCTCCAGGAACACCGGTGAGCAGCGGAGCACCGCAGCTGCAAACTAGCCAAAATGTGCAGCACACAG gtggcCAAGGATCTGGACCTCCTCAAAATCAGATGCAAGCACCACATGGCCCACCTAATATGATGCAGACCAATCTAATGGGACTTCACGGAAATATGAACAACCAGCAGGCTGGTGCTAGTGGGGTGCCACAAGTTAACATGGGCAACATACAGGGGCAGCCTCAGCAAGGACCACAGTCTCAGCTTATGGGAATGCATCAGCAAATTGTATCCTCTCAAGGACAGATGGTAAATATTCAGGCTCAGGGATCGCTGAACCCTCAAAACCAGATGATACTTTCTCGAACTCAGCTCATGCCGCAAGGCCAAATGATGGTgacaccacaaaaccaaaatcttgGTCCTTCTCCCCAAAGGATGACCCCACCCAAACAGATGATTCCCCAGCAGGGACAACAGATGATGTCTACACACAGTCAGATGATGGGACCTCAGGGCCAGGTCTTGTTACAGCAAAACTCAATGATGGAACAGATGATGACCACTCAGATGCAAGGAAATAAACAACCTTTTAGTACTCAAAATCAGTCCAATGTTATGACGGGGCCAGCTCAACTGATGAGAGGACCAACCCCAAACATGCAAGGAAACATGGTGCAGTTCACTGGGCAGATGATGGCACAGCAAGGCCCTGTGAATGGTAATCCTTCTCAGGTTATGGGAATTCAAGGGCAGGTTTTAAGACCCACTGGACCTGGTCCTCACATTTCTCAGCAACTTGGGGACACTACTACTACAACAAGTAATGATGTGAACTTGACACAGATGTTGCCCGATGTTTCTGTGCAGCAGCCAAACATGGTGCCTTCTCATATGCAAGCAATGCAAGGAAACAACAATGCTTCAGGGAGTCATTTCTCTGGTCATGGGCTCCCTTTCAGTACAGGGTTTAGTGGAACGCCAAATGGGAATCAGATTTCCTGTGGGCAGAATCCTGTTTTTCCTGTCAATAAAGATGTTACACTCACAAGTCCGCTCTTGGTTAACCTTCTACAAAGCGATATATCGGCAGGACACTTTGGTGTgaacaacaaacaaaataatcagaatGCCAACAAGCCGAAGAAGAAGAAGCCtccaaggaagaagaaaaataatcaacaacTAGAACAAACAGC ttcttcagaaCCGCGTCCAGCTGGCCTGGAGGAGAGTGATCAGTCATCAATGTCTGGAGAACAAGGAGTGAATTTAGATAATTCAGGCCCTAAACTTTCAGATTTCGCAAGTAGGCCACCAG GTTATCCATCTCAGGCAGTGGAACAAAGACCACTTCAGCAGATGCCACCTCAACTAATGCCACATACCCAGCAgccacaacagcagctgcagcagccacagccaccacccCAGCAAGCCCAGGCACCACCACAGAcaccgcagcagcagcagatgatgATGATGCTTATGATGCAGCAGGATCCCAAATCGGTCAGACTCCCCGTACCACAGGGAGTTCACCCACCTAGAGGGCCTCTGAATCCAGATGCTCAGCGAATGCCCCTGCAGCAGAGTGGTAACATACCAGTAATGGTTAACCTCCAAGGTCCTGGATCCGTGCCTCCGTCTCCTGATAAACAAAGAATTTCCTTGCCAGGCAATCCTCCCCTGGGAaataatgcaagaaaaatggTTTATCAAGATAATGTACAGAATCCTTCCAGCTCACCCCTTGGAGAGGTTTCATCAGTATCCTCCCTTCCAGAAGGAGGTGGAGCTGAAGGCCCCCCAGCATCAGGAGCTCAGAATAATTTGACATCTCATTTAGTGGTTTCACAGAACCAGTTAATGATGACTGGACCCAAACCTGGCCCATCCCCACTTTCAACTGCTCAAGGTGCAAGTCCCCAGCAGCAGTCTAATTCTCTGCCTAGCACTCTTACACACCATTTTCCAAATGTTGCCACCCCATCACAAACTTCAAGGCCTAAAACCCCAAACAGAGCAAGCCCAAGGCCATACTATCCTCAGACTCCTAATAACCGTCCACCTAGCACGGAACCATCAGAAATTAGCTTGTCTCCAGAAAGACTCAATGCTTCTATAGCTGGTCTGTTCCCTCCCCAGATTAATATTCCTTTACCTCCCAGGCCTAATATCAATAGAGGATTTGATCAGCAGGGTCTTAATCCCACTACTTTGAAGGCCATTGGACAGGCCCCATCAAATCTCACAATTAACAATCAGTCTAGTTTTGCTGCACCACAGCCACACAAATTGGAAGGTGTGGTCGttaattcagcaaaacaaaccaacactgGAGGAACAAAGAGAGCAAGTCCAAGCAATAGTCGAAGGTCCAGTCCCGGATCCAGCAGGAAAACTACACCAAGCCCTGGCAGACAGAATTCAAAAGCAGCTAAATTATCACTGACAGCTCAGCAGAATCCATCTCTCTTGCAGAACATGGAATTACAAAGAAATATGATGGCTGGTCCCTCTTCTTTGTCAACGCCTGTGACTACaagctttcaaaataatatGCTAAGTAATCAGAATCCTGCAATTTCTGCACCTGCTATGACTGGCATTCCTGAGGACAATAAAGAGAGCCTTAGCATGCCTCAGGATAATGAGTGTCAAAGTGTACAAGGTGTCCAAGGTAACAAAGACCAGCCTGGTATTGAATTAAAAGGTATCCCTGctccagaaatgaaaatgttggtTCCAGAAGAACAGTCAAAAAAAGACGGGCAGGCCTCGGAGACCAGTAAGCTTCCAGTCTTGGAGGAAAGTAAATCTATGGTATCTCCTGCTATGAGGGAGGCACCAACTTCTTTAAGTCAACTTCTTGATAATTCTGGAGCTCCTAATGTAACCATTAAGCCCCCTGGTCTTGAAATGGCACCGATAGTCACCACTGGTGAGGAGCTAAAAAAGGTAGCTGTCATTCCTCCGATGCAAGATTCATCCTCAAGCAAAGAGCCATCTAATTCACTTAGCTTGCCTCAAAATAATGAGCCCTGCTCAAATCCAGGGCACCAGGAACTGGGAGAAATAAACTCAAACGCTGCACAGAGTGTTCCTCCAGTAATGCAAAGGCCTGTTAGCTCTTCTTCTATTTCAGGTCCTTTACCCCCCAACCAGATAACAGTTTTTGTAACTTCAAACCCTATTACATCTTCTGCTAATACGTCAACGCCATTGCCATCTCACTTGCAACCCGCATTAGTGTCAACTGTTGTCACAATGCCCAATGTGGGGAACAAAGTTATGGTTTCTGAGGGACAGTCAGCAGCTCAGTCTAACGCCCGGCCGCAGTTTATTACTCCTGTTTTTATAAACTCATCGTCGTTAATTCAGGTTATGAAGGGCTCTCAATCAAGTACAATTCCAGCAGCCCCGATGACCTCTAACTCGAGTCTCATGCCTCAGTCGGTTGCGGTTGTTGGTCCTTTGCATATACCACAGAATATAAAGTTCTCCTCTGGGCCTGCTCCTCCCAGCACGTCGTCCAGCAGTCCTGTGTCTAGTATTCCCACCAGCAGGCCACTGGTTCTTAACCCCTTGGCATCTCCTAttcagctgccttctcctgctgcaACTTCTTCCAGTGCTCCTTTGCATCTTCCTGCTCAGCAAGTCAAAGACTTCAGCCCGGAGGAGACTTCTCAAAGCGGTGGCTCCGGTGACCAGTGCTCCGTTACAGCAGCGCAGCCCGGACCTGTTGTGTCACCTCTGCTTACGAGTAGTCCAGGGTCTGGGAACAGACGCAGCCCTGTTTCATCAAgtaaggggaagggaaaagtaGACAAGATCGGCCAACTCTTGCTGACTAAAGCATGCAAGAAAGTCACTGGCTCCCTTGAGAAAGGGGAAGAGCAGTATGCTATGGATGGAGAAGTAGAAGGTCAGGGACTAGAAACGCTGGTCCCAAATAGTTTGGGAACCGAGCAATCACCAGCAGAACTAGATAATAAAACTGTGACACCTCCAGCACCCAGTGTTACAAAACAGAGCACTTCTGGGCCTGGCAGTTCGAGTGTCAGCACCAtgactgctgctcctgcctctgcatcGCCAAGTGTGGCAGCCAGCACTCCTCCTGCCAGCATGCTGTCGGCCGGGACCCCCCCTGCCATGCCGGACCTTGCCCCCATGGCACCAAGCTCTAATGGCAGCAATCACGGCGGTTTGCCGGCTGAGCAAACCGGGGGTGGTGtgctggaggaaaaagcaggagcACATCAGGAAGTGCTACAAAGTGCAG CATCCTCTCAAcatttaacacagaaaaaaagttcagtTGCAACATCAGAAAGTACTGTTCAAAGAACAG AACTTGAAACAAATGCTCCAGTAGTTGCTGGTCAAAG